TTCTCTGTGTCAGAAAAGTTTggaggaaaaaattaattaattaattaatttgtcgTTTTAATAACACATTTCACACACCTGGCTTACGGCCAATGGTCCCATTACCATTACGTCCATTCACTTGGAATGTATTGAATGTCGCCGGCGGTCCATTGTCCAAATGTAGGCGATTATTGGCTTCGAGTGTCGAGTAAGACATCACCGCCGCATTGCGTTCATCTTTGGTCTCAGCCGCTTGCACATTCTCAGTGTTCTTTACTGGTCGCGCTTTGTTGCGATGCAGAAATATGAGACCGATAATGAAAAGTAGCAATATGATGACTGTGGCACCGATCGTAATGCCGGTACCTAAGCTAGAGCTCTCTTGTGCTTCTGTGGCAGCGACTTCACAACGCGGCTCATCGCCACTCCAGGTGCCATCCTCGGTGCATTTGCGTAGATACTGTCCGATGCGGTTGTAGCTTGGTATGCAATGATACTCCGCAGAGCCGCCATATAAGGTGGACTCATTCACCACTATCACGCGTCCATTCTCAATCATCGGCGGTCGGCCGCAGTCAACAGCTATAAGACAGATAAATTGATTACTTTCCAAGAATTTTAGAACAACAATTATTATTGTAATGATACTTACGCTTGCAACTTGGACTTTTCCCCGCCCATTTGCCGTTCTTTAGGCAGACTCTTGTATTATTGCCGATCAGCGTACGTCCTTTGGCACATTTAAATTTCGCCTGTGAGCCCACTGAGTGATCGATAATGTCGACAATTAGATTTTCACTGATGTCCGGTTCATCACAAGTGATCTCAATGCATGCAGGTTTTTCGTGACTCCAAGTGCCGTCTTCTGTACACAAGCGACGTGATACTCCATCGAGTTTAAAGTTAGAGTTGCACTCATATAATACGGCTGCGCCATAATATGTCACATTCGTAGCTAGGGTCACCTTGCCATTCGTAATATTGGCTGGAATACCGCACTCAACGTCTAGAAGTGAGATTAAGTATTTCGGTCTATTAGTTGAGACTTGATACAATACGATAGAGGACAGAATCATATAGggaaaactatttgaaaaaaaatatatatcgacGATTTTCTATTAAACACGGAGTTTAAAACATTACATGACAAGAGCGGCTCTCTTTATACCAACAGTTTCTGAGTGAAAggcatattttttcaatttatagtaggactcaaacaaaaatattcaagaaGTGGACGAAAAAAGGCGAAGCAGCGTCGATATCATGCAAAATTCATTCGATGAATCGAAACTTTTGTCATTTTAAGGTTATGCGAAAATAATATCTTTATAAATCTTGTGTTTGTTGTCGAATAGAATTCTAAAAGTTCTTTCTGACGGATTTGTAATATGAAAGAGAAAACTGGACAGTACTTAGACACCGAATAAAAGGTCGCTGAAGAGTCCGGAGGTAAGTGGGCTGAGCACGTATACTACGCTTAACCATAGTGAGTCTAATACACTTAGTTCTGGGTTTATCTTGAGAAGCTGTATGAATGGTGTTAAGAGACGTTTTCTGAGcctaatatatatttggtaaagTACCAATCTTCCGGTCGTGGTATTTGTCGATATCTGCATTTTGATTTCTAAAtaatacttacacacacattcCGGTACCGCGCCACTCCATTGGCCATTATCTTCACATGTAACAAGAGCTTCTCCCACCATCTTATAGCCGCGCTCACAACGATATTTGGCCAAAGCGCCAATCctaagtaaaaagtaaaaaatatatagcattCAAAAGATGAATGAAAGAAATGAGGCCTTAGTAACTCACTTATAGGTTTGTGCGCTGTTCTGTGTGGAGTCAGCAGTACGAATTAGAGTACGACCGTACATGCGATCATTGCCAGTCACTGAAAGTAAACTGTGAGCGGCCAGTACAGGCTCGGAGCAACGGATTTCTGCAAGTCGAGAGATTGGTTAGAAACCGTTGAATTAAGAtgataaattcaaaaagaatTACCTTCACATTTCGGTGAGGCATCACTCCAAACACCGGACTCTAGACAAACGCGCCTGGGCACACCACTCAGTTTATGGGATTGTGTACAGCTGAAGGTGACTTCCGAACCCACATATGTAGTATTTTGTGTATACTTTATGGAGCCATATGGTATGGGCGTTATAATGCCGCAGTCAATGTctgaaaaagttttgcataataaaagaatattcataaaaatatttggaatttaATAGAAGAGAGTTGCTTGAAATTTAAGGATACAGATCCATTAGTAAAATGGCTAAGTTTCTTGTTAGAATATTGTTCAAGCTTTCCTTGTTAAGTGCATACTTACATTCACAGAATGGTGCATCCGTATTCCACTCTCCGGTTTCCAAACACTCCAATGTCGGACTGCCGCGCAGCACATACCCCGGATCGCAGTTGTATTGAATTTTCGAGTGCACATTATAGTCATAACCCACCACAAAGGAACCGGCTGGTACATGTGGTGTATCACAAGCGACCAATTCGCACAACGGCGCATCACCCGACCATTTACCCTCTTTGGTGCAGTACAACTCCGATGGACCGTCCAACCAGTAGTCTTCTTCACATTCATATTTCACCATCGAACCAACTGTGGTTGACGCGTTCACCAAGACTGCATGACCTCGATCGGGACGCGCCGGCGCGCCGCAATCGACGAAACGGCATGATGGCGGCTTGCTGGACCACTCACCACCGAGGCCACAGGAAATTATCTATTATttgtgtatacaaataaaaatgcataaaatatcagtaaataaatttacatcaCAAAATCACCAACTAGCGTATAAATCATATAACACTGGCTTGGTGTGTTATTGAAAACAAAAGTCAACTCACCGGTTCGCCCACCAGCACATAACCGGCCTCGCATTCATAGGTGGCCGTCGAGCCGGCGCGCCTGTCTGTCACACTAACGCTGCCGCCAGCGATGCGTGGCGGCTCAGGACACCAATCAACCAAACATTCCGGCTGTTTGCCCGTCCAACCAGTCAGCTCGCAAGTGCGATTCTCATTGCCAATGAGCGTGTAATTCTCGTGACAAGTGTAGGTCGCTTGCACGCCATAGCTGGTGCGTTGCTCCGACATTAGAATGGCGCCATGCTCTAGTTCCGGCAGTGGACCGCAATCGACATCTGTGGTCAGtgagggtatatgtatataagcattGTGTTTGGTATTCAAATAtagatatgtaaaaatatttgagtcTACTTACATTTGCAGGTGGGCGCGCGTCCGCCCCAAGTACCGTCCGCGCGACAAGTGCGCTCTGCATCGCCGAGCAGCGAATGACCCTTCGGACATTCGTATATGATTGTGTTGCCCAAGGTATAGTTGCGCCCGATAACTGTAGTATTCTGCTGTGAGTCCGGAGAGCCGCAAGAGAGGGGTGCTGATTAAATATAgtagagagaaagagagagagagtgagaaaGAGTTAGACTTTGAGTAAGCAATTATAAGTAAACAGACATGCAATTAAATGCCAATTAAGCACTACTGCATTACAACAATAATTAGTTTTTGCAACAAACACTCACAATGCTGACATATAAAGTGCAGGTAGTCCAAATTGCAGCCCACATCATTCCACAACCAGTTGCGTCCGCCATCCAACACCACACAATTCTGCTCGCCATTGTAGTTGTTGGGCTGATCTTTGCCCCAGGCCGGTTTCTGCACCACTTCAcctataaattttgttttgttattaaaaacagttacacTATAACgtttataattttgttgaaaatttgcaATGCTGCAAGGTCATTAAAGCGCGCCTAACGTTCAACGCATTGTTGctttacatgcatacacatgtaAGCCCGTCTTAAGACCTGCTACTACACCAACACTGCCTAAGCTTATATAATTAATTGACTATAATCTCACTTTTTACACCAACAATGCATAGAAAATGCATAATTAAAATGCGCTGTGGCATGCAAAAGACTTTCGTTTTTCAAAGAACATTTTACCGTTGACCAAATATGAACGCCTTGGCCAACGGCTTTTGCATACAACAATTAGTAAACACACATAACCTACATATTTGTCTATGTGGCATTAATCACGCCCATTATAATTAATTTGGCATTCAATAAATGGTGGCCTTTTCCTTTTAGCGCACACTGTTTGTATTGTGTTGTTGCTTTAACTGGATTTTCTATGAGctcaagcaaatatttttacatgtcATTATAATATTGGTTTTCGCTTTTTATTGTTTGAGGGCGCTTTTGTTATTACTTTGCCTTTGTTTGGCGCAGCCGGTTGGTGTGTcgaatttatatgaaatcattatgGTCATCAACATTGGTTGTCAATGCCACTTTCTTAAAGACTTGCACTAAGTAAAACATGGTCATTGTATTTTCGCCGGCGCTGtaggtatacaaatattttataaccacAGGGAAGAtactaaaaaacaaatatatactatacatagtAGTGAAAAGAGCgtatgaaaaagaaaatattttctaaatgcaaaatgttgaaatatccacaatatattttatatctttattcATGTTTTAGTTCAAATAGCTATAAATAAAGGATAAGCCGAGCAAATGTTTCAACTTTGCTTTATTACTTCGCAGTTAATGATAAGCAATTACTGCTGTCTATGAAGAACTATAAAAAAGTatcaataaactcgagtttaaggtaTAGTGTTTATAAGTTACAAAGAAGTCAATGTGATGTTTCAGACGCGCTTAGttgaatttagtattttttgtatACGATCTACTTAGtgttggtataaaaaatatatacatacattcaatagtaaattttctcagaaaatgcCAATATAGATTTCACATTTTGACGTCAAAACTTTTTATGGAAAGTTTGAATTTTCTCGAGTTTAAGTTGAATTAGGTATCcttcttaatatattaaataaaataatactgtGTGTTTGGGACATAATAAGATAGGTTTATAACAAAtttcttaaaagaaattttatttgaacaatataaaattaagaaactCAATAACttagatatttgaatttttaacgtATATTTTGAGATTTTGTTACAAAGCtgcaaatacaaaagttgtaaatctttttattacctttagttttgccatataacttttttctatggaACTCGTGCTTTACCGGCAAGCAAGCCAAACCTCCCTTAAccctttaaaattcaaattgacCCCTCCCTTCCTTTCCCGACTTCAGATTACCCGAAAAttgtttttcctttcatttttgttattttatcttgcATTTCCAATGGGTATCAAcctacaataaatttatttctctttttactatttttaaaggcTTCTGCATTGGTCTAGAACGTCTGTATACTACATATTTTTGAGAAcgaaatagttttaaataaaataatagaagcTAGTTGTGAAGAAAATTTCTAAAGATTTGAAAGAACttcgaatattaaaaaatgatttaagAACTTCTTTTCTTGTATTGCACACAAAGTCTCTTAACTATGATCTAAAAGCAACAATTTCTGAAGTGACTTTCAACATTGCtagattaattaatttttttgaatgatCTTTCAGCATAGAAAGGACTTCGcccttcttacttgtttttagagtcgcttacattgttgttgtcaaaAGTCATTTGACTGTCCTTTTGAAGTTTCAAGTGGATTTTTCGGCCTTGTCTCATTTCTCGGAACAAGTCTTACATCCGATGTTTTTCGAAGGATATCCcttccaatttttttattcagttatatacatacatatttctatagATTTTAGGCCTTTCTTACCTTAAACTACTTACTTCTAGTTCGTCTACAAATATTAGGATTTTTCAAGACTTTATTATATCAAATTAGAGTAAGATGaatcaacaatttttaaaaatacaagaaagtttttttaatCGAATCTATAACtaataaaacgaaaaagaaaGAATTTGTCAACGGTTAACAATAAGTACTGTAACTAATTAATACCAGCAGCCATGACATATACCAAAAAATAACATTGAACTTCAATATCTGTTTATTATGTAGCTAAGGCTTGGAACACACACATCATATATAAAATCTCTTCATAATTTTCCGCCTGCCATTCCCCGTGTATAATTGCTCGCCTAGTGTCTTTGCAGCCCATTGACCAACAACGGCACCGGACTGTTGACTTTCGTAAGGTGTACAAGGTTTTTCGCCATAAAGGTGaacttatttaattaaactGGTCTAATGGCGCTACTAACTATCGAAACAAAACTGCAAGCCGTGTTCTCTTTTGAGGTGCGAGTCTGCATGCAGATCGCAATAAAATCGAACCGGTTTTTTGTGACACGAATGtttaaacaaatgaaatattcattacttcaataaaagaagaaaaaaacacgATGAAATGAAAAACGACTAATGAAACCAGAGAACGCGAAGAGACATAACAACACAACaagagtaataaattttcatttcggTGAATTTACACAATTCGTGACagataaatatgtaaaaggGTATTTTTAACTGGTTgggcataaaatattatatttttctgattttttttaacgATTCTGTTTCACCGTCACGCCGGCCGAAATGCTTCCATGTTTCCGTCAGTGAAATTcgcaatttaataaattaaaatttaatcaacaCCTATGCCTTACCGTTAACCCATTTCCAGGTGCGCGAAGTAATGCCGGGTTCTTTTTGTGCACCGATCCACACCAGCTGTGTCTTCAGTTCGGTTTTGCGTCGTTCCAATTCGGCGAGTATATAATCGTTGGCGGCACCACGAAAATCGTGCACCAAATTGCCACctaaaagcagcaaaaaaaaaaaaataaaaaaaaaagataagtaAGTATAAGCAAAGGAAATAACAAAAATCTCCACAAATTCTTGCAAATTAATAAAGTGCCGCTTACGTGACTCCTCATCTACCGTACTCACCAGTTGCTTCACACATCTGTTGCGCCTTTTCGAAATTCTCACCCTTGGTAACATGGAATTCATAACATGTCTTCGAGAATGTCGTCAACACTGTGTCCACACTCAGATTGGGGCTGAGACAGCGATCAACGGAGAATTCATCGTTAGTGAAAACTTCCACTTCGCACAAGCTCAAACTGCCCTCCACACCCACCAATTGTATGGCCACATATTGCCCAATGAGCGGACGCGCACAGGAGAATGTTTTCGTAATACCCTCTTCCACAGTGCCTGGATACCAGGCGCAGAGTGGATTACGTTGTAGATCAGCGCTGCTGTTGCCAACACGTATCTCGAGGTCCTGCAAGGGCTGATGGCCGCAGCAGCCACGTGTGGTAATGCGCACTACGCGCACAGCTTGTGGTGCTAGCAAGTCAACGCGCCACCAGGGTGATGGTTCTTTCTGCGTTTCGGAACACTGTTGACCATCCGGATTCTGGATAATAGAATAATTGAGGTTATATATTGTAGAGTCTTGTAAAGCTAGATTTTACGTAGGATGCTACATTGTGGAAGCCAAGTTACAACCCTTGAAACAATACGTTTCTAAAGGCTCTTAAATTTCAGAAGTTCTGAAAGCTTAAACTTTAGGTTCAGGATAAGTATATTCTTTTACGAGTTATCGGTCATAGAggcttaattattattaaattgatcTATAGATTCCAGCGTGttctgtaaatatttaatactttaacATAGCATTATATAGTTTTGCAGCATAAAATGTCTAACAAACTATTCAGCTTCagataaaaatgtaaacaaactttTTAGAACTGTTTTTAAAAGCCTTTAGTAAGGGAGGCGTTTTATTCATATTAGacaccctgaatagggtataatATATTGGCCACGATGGTTGTAACACCGAAAAGTCAGAGACTTTATAAAGTATATGttacataaatgattagcgtcatgagctaagtcgatttagtcatgtccttctgtccgtctgtatatatacaaaatattttctcagtttttgagatatcgatgagAAATTTTGTACCCATCCTTTTCTCACATAGAAGCTGCTcgattttatttactatttctataaaaaatcaATCACGAAGAGTTTTTTCACTGGGTTGAAGTCACTATATATCTAAAAAAGTGTTAGTAGAAATATTGAGGTTATGGCACACTTCAAACACAATAACTTTTCAAATGACAAAAGGATTTCTGAGGCTGGTAGCTAATACCGCTGGACTATTTAGTGGCTCTCAACAAAATTAGACTGGGGAGTAGCACTGAGAGTCGCTTATCATGCTTCTTTCAGTAATAAATCCATAGGACTTGTTTCGGATTGTTTGTCAAAGCGAAGctatcatttttttattttttggttcaaaacttttttaaggattgatttcataaataaactaataacagcattttatatttatttaacttttaccTTATTCCCCGGTTTGCCATCGTTGGCGTAATTCGCCGGTCCTGCACGTGTGTACGAACTCTGATTGACCGGCTTGCGATAAGCCACATTCGTGCCACAAAATGGCAACTCACGCTCCCAACCAGTCCTCTGATCGCATTTGATGGATTTCGGACCGAAGAGCTCATAACCTGAATCGCAATCGTATTTGGCCTCTATGATACCCGCATCGCCGGAGATGGTCTGTACTTTGGCATTA
The sequence above is drawn from the Bactrocera oleae isolate idBacOlea1 chromosome 5, idBacOlea1, whole genome shotgun sequence genome and encodes:
- the fw gene encoding P-selectin, with amino-acid sequence MSHLAYIISIRKTVQQLLEIGLCAVKTRQLHHLRTAQKQSIAYNKLWQAYSSSTATLQCHQFYKHKKNLYNFETNFGEIFTIPDSRRRKVTAMKRQQKQQHQQHMDTAVAVSQRKCQMSTQRAALSRTLAKLSVVLLLISSLAVANCHVCGQPAVPLNAKVQTISGDAGIIEAKYDCDSGYELFGPKSIKCDQRTGWERELPFCGTNVAYRKPVNQSSYTRAGPANYANDGKPGNKNPDGQQCSETQKEPSPWWRVDLLAPQAVRVVRITTRGCCGHQPLQDLEIRVGNSSADLQRNPLCAWYPGTVEEGITKTFSCARPLIGQYVAIQLVGVEGSLSLCEVEVFTNDEFSVDRCLSPNLSVDTVLTTFSKTCYEFHVTKGENFEKAQQMCEATGGNLVHDFRGAANDYILAELERRKTELKTQLVWIGAQKEPGITSRTWKWVNGEVVQKPAWGKDQPNNYNGEQNCVVLDGGRNWLWNDVGCNLDYLHFICQHSPLSCGSPDSQQNTTVIGRNYTLGNTIIYECPKGHSLLGDAERTCRADGTWGGRAPTCKYVDCGPLPELEHGAILMSEQRTSYGVQATYTCHENYTLIGNENRTCELTGWTGKQPECLVDWCPEPPRIAGGSVSVTDRRAGSTATYECEAGYVLVGEPIISCGLGGEWSSKPPSCRFVDCGAPARPDRGHAVLVNASTTVGSMVKYECEEDYWLDGPSELYCTKEGKWSGDAPLCELVACDTPHVPAGSFVVGYDYNVHSKIQYNCDPGYVLRGSPTLECLETGEWNTDAPFCEYIDCGIITPIPYGSIKYTQNTTYVGSEVTFSCTQSHKLSGVPRRVCLESGVWSDASPKCEEIRCSEPVLAAHSLLSVTGNDRMYGRTLIRTADSTQNSAQTYKIGALAKYRCERGYKMVGEALVTCEDNGQWSGAVPECVYVECGIPANITNGKVTLATNVTYYGAAVLYECNSNFKLDGVSRRLCTEDGTWSHEKPACIEITCDEPDISENLIVDIIDHSVGSQAKFKCAKGRTLIGNNTRVCLKNGKWAGKSPSCKPVDCGRPPMIENGRVIVVNESTLYGGSAEYHCIPSYNRIGQYLRKCTEDGTWSGDEPRCEVAATEAQESSSLGTGITIGATVIILLLFIIGLIFLHRNKARPVKNTENVQAAETKDERNAAVMSYSTLEANNRLHLDNGPPATFNTFQVNGRNGNGTIGRKPENIYDQIPSEQFYDAPYEMRNNDEVYEPEPTAGNVITINGISVR